The following DNA comes from Kitasatospora sp. NBC_01287.
GGCAGCCGCTGGCGGCGCGCTCACTGCGGCTGCTGCGCGGCGGCGGGCTGGAGTGACGGGCCGGGCGGGTGGCCGGTTCCCTGCACCCGACTGTGTCAGGTGCGAAAAACCTGATGAGAAATGGCAGGTACGCCGCCTACCCTCGGCCTGATGTCCGAGAACGCCGCACCCCCGCTCCCGCCGCCCGCCGCCGAACCCACGAGGTCCACGGTGCGCTCGCTGCTCCGGCTCTGGACCTATGCCCGTCCGATCCGCTGGTACCTGATCGGCGCGGTGCTCGCCGCCCTGGTCGCCTCCGCCGCGGTCCTGGTGGTCCCGCTGGTGCTGGGCCGGATCGTGGACGGGCCGATCGGCCACCACGACCGGGCCGCGCTCTGGCCGCTGATCGGGCTGCTCCTGCTGCTCGGCGCCGCCGAGGCCGGGCTCTTCGGGCTGCGCCGGGTGCTGATCGCCCGCCCGCTGGCCCGGGTCGAGTCCGCGATGCGCCGCGACCTGTACGCCAAGCTGCAGCGCCTGCCGGTCGCCTTCCACGACCGCTGGCCGTCCGGGCAGCTGCTCTCCCGGGCCACCTCGGACATGTACACCCTGCGCCTCTTCCTGGCCTTCCCGCTGGTCTTCCTGATCGTCAACTCGCTGATGTTCCTGGCCGGCTCGGCCCTGATGCTGGCGCTGGACTGGCGGCTGGGGTTGATCGCGCTGGTCCCCGGCATCCCGCTGGTGCTGATCTGCCTGCGCTTCGAGACCCACTACTCGGCCACCGCCCGGCTCGCCCAGGACCAGAACGGCGACCTGGCCACCGTGCTGGAGGAGTCGGTCCTCGGCATCCGGATCCTGAAGTCCTTCGGACGCCAGCGCACCATGGCCCGCCACTTCGCCGAGCAGGCCGAGCAGCTGCGCGGCACCGAGCTGCGCAAGGCCCGGATGCTGGCCGACCTGTGGGCGGTGATCGTCGGCCTGCCCGAGGCGGCGCTCGGCACCTCGCTCGCGGTCGGCGCGGTGCTGGTCGCCCACGACGAGCTGACCACCGGCACCCTGGTCGCCTTCCTCTCCACCGCGCTGGCACTGCGCTGGCCGGTGGAGTCGCTGGGCTGGCTGCTCGCCTACAGCAACGAGGCGGGCACCGCGGCGGACCGCTTCTTCGACGTGATGGACACCCCCGAGGAGGCCGAACCGCAGCCCTCGGACCTGCCCGGCAACGGCGACGGCATCCGCCTGACCGGCGTCCGCTTCCGCTACCCCGACGCACCCGCCGACTCCGCCGACCTGCTGCGCGGCGTCGACCTGCACGTCCGCCACGGCGAGACGATGGCCCTGGTCGGCGCCACCGGCAGCGGCAAGACCACGCTCACCGCGTTGCTCCCCCGGCTCTACCGGGCCACCGCGGGCACCATCACGCTGGACGGCCAGGACGTCAACCAGCTGCCGCTGCCCCAGCTGCGCTCGATCCTCGCGGTCGCCTTCGAGGAGCCGACCCTGTTCTCCGCCACCGTCCGGGAGAACGTGCTGATGGGCGCGCCCGAGGCCGGCCCCGAGCAGCTGGAGCGCGCCCTCGCGGTGGCCCAGGCCGGCTTCGTGGCGCAGCTGCCGCAGGGCGCGGACACGGAGGTCGGCGAGCAGGGCCTGA
Coding sequences within:
- a CDS encoding ABC transporter ATP-binding protein produces the protein MSENAAPPLPPPAAEPTRSTVRSLLRLWTYARPIRWYLIGAVLAALVASAAVLVVPLVLGRIVDGPIGHHDRAALWPLIGLLLLLGAAEAGLFGLRRVLIARPLARVESAMRRDLYAKLQRLPVAFHDRWPSGQLLSRATSDMYTLRLFLAFPLVFLIVNSLMFLAGSALMLALDWRLGLIALVPGIPLVLICLRFETHYSATARLAQDQNGDLATVLEESVLGIRILKSFGRQRTMARHFAEQAEQLRGTELRKARMLADLWAVIVGLPEAALGTSLAVGAVLVAHDELTTGTLVAFLSTALALRWPVESLGWLLAYSNEAGTAADRFFDVMDTPEEAEPQPSDLPGNGDGIRLTGVRFRYPDAPADSADLLRGVDLHVRHGETMALVGATGSGKTTLTALLPRLYRATAGTITLDGQDVNQLPLPQLRSILAVAFEEPTLFSATVRENVLMGAPEAGPEQLERALAVAQAGFVAQLPQGADTEVGEQGLSLSGGQRQRLALARAVVGEPGFLVLDDPLSALDVHTEALVEQALREVLTGTTALVVAHRPSTVLLADRVAVLAEGRILAVDTHQRLLENCPEYRELMSGESALEASVTR